Within the Arachis duranensis cultivar V14167 chromosome 10, aradu.V14167.gnm2.J7QH, whole genome shotgun sequence genome, the region TAGTTGTGGAGGCAGATGAGCTGTTTGAGAATGCCGGATACAGCCCCAGAGTGTTGATCATGTTTGGGTGGTGATGCTGTAGTgcttgttgttgctgttgctgctgctgctgggTGGTGTCAAGAACACTTGCATATGCAATCCTTCCATTCATCACTTGAGTTTGAGTCATAGCCACCTCTGCTTGCAAAGATGCCACCTGAATTGGCCCAAAAgaaaatttagtttttgttagagatataatcatgtTGTCTCTTCTTATCCGCTTAACTTTTTAGGATAATTGGTTTCATGATATGATATAGCTTTATGTTTAAAAGATCTAGAGTTGGATCTAGAACTTCTGTTTTCTTATATATAATGACGTTATTTTACAAATGATGGATCTACAATTAGTGgtgaaaaaataaagagaatttaataataaattttataaaattgaagGTGCTAATTAGGAATTTTAGCCagatctttatttttcttatgatttttttaGGTGGGGAGAAATTTATAAGAATAGTAAGAATGCCTTAAACATTCAAGTACATGTTTTGTAGGATGCATGTTAGGAGCTAGTCATTCAAGAGCATATAACTGCGTCAATCGACGTATAATCCTGAATCCTAAACTTAGAGCATAACTACAAGAATGAATACGTGATATGTACATCACCTGTTATTCCATATGCAATTTCAATATAcggtatattttaataatataatatttagtaCAAGAATATGTATATACTTTAAAACTTAGTTGATGTTGTTTTAGAGATTTTACTTTTTGTAATCTGTCATCTATTATTGGAATATAGGAAGAGTTTGaagcacaatttttttttttttaacgatttttaatgtcttcttttaattatataaagtattttaaatattttttattttaataaaaaataacatatactatttttaaactcattttaaaaatacatgttaagaatGTTGAATACGTTAATATATGATGGTATATAAGTGTGTTtaaatttattgtaattttttttattaaaatacggTTAGATACCATAGCCACGCGTATAGACGAATGTCGACAAATATTATGTCTAAAATGTGAGCTGACACGCGGATATAATAATTCAGGAAAGTGTCCGTGTGCATAGTTTGAATGTAATAAAGCTTCTTAGTTAgaacattaaatatatatttactatcTTGACTTGctttatatttgttattattctacgtatttaatttataaaaaaaataaattaatagacGTGTTAGTATTAATTAATACATTAATTTCTTATAAAATTGTTCTTGTTTATGTCCAAACATCTTCCATCATTGTTAATTCTTTTCTAAATCAATTATATTTCTGAGTTTTAATTGCAAACCAGTAACATTACTACCTGCATTGACGATCCATATAGCTACTTGGTGTCACTGAATTCATGCAAGCATGCTTTAATTTgaacaactaaaaaaaaaccAGGAGTTCGTTGTAAAAAGCAAGtgcaaaattaaagattaacCTGTTGTTGCAAAGAGAGAATGGTGGACACACAACCATAAACCGGATCAGATAGCCTTGCCTGAGCCTCGTAACAAATAGTCGCCACCGCTTCATTGCGGCGGTGTGCCGGAACATGCAACAAAAGCTTCGACACATTGCTAGCACCAAACACCTTGTGAACCGCCGCAAACTTAGCGGCACCTTGGTCCGAGCTAAAGTGGGGTGCAAAGATGCACCCTGCAACACACTTCCTCCTCAAGAACTTGCAAGCGCCGCATGGACTACTCGGAGATGGCGGCGGCGCTCCCTCTTGCGTTGGCGCCGCCGCGCCACGCCTTGCGGCACTAGTGCTTCTACGCCTGCTTCCTTCAGCACCACCACCTTGTGGCTCAGCCATATTGGGATATGAATTGAAATATCTTTGTATGGTATGTGATTAATTAGATGGGAATAGAGAGTTGATCCTTATATGGAAATTTTTGGGGGGCGTCAATGCACGTTGGTCTTGTGAGTTGATTGGCATGGTGAATAATGTGGCCC harbors:
- the LOC107471978 gene encoding LOB domain-containing protein 20, with translation MAEPQGGGAEGSRRRSTSAARRGAAAPTQEGAPPPSPSSPCGACKFLRRKCVAGCIFAPHFSSDQGAAKFAAVHKVFGASNVSKLLLHVPAHRRNEAVATICYEAQARLSDPVYGCVSTILSLQQQVASLQAEVAMTQTQVMNGRIAYASVLDTTQQQQQQQQQALQHHHPNMINTLGLYPAFSNSSSASTTNLMNITNFNPATGGFDLSMEAATAPSSSHSIHPLHHNSNFSRLSQYDDDDEQESKIPPVFNPDL